The following are encoded in a window of Candidatus Thorarchaeota archaeon genomic DNA:
- a CDS encoding nucleotidyltransferase domain-containing protein encodes MIDVRKKFREALQDTVDIWKARPQVKGVFVHGSYAGGTATFESDLDVGVIWDSDDAPVELLSEHKGVRIDMTFLTPKQIDSVLKGEQSDPLRVAEVMGRLKNAQIALDTDGTLSKWKEKAAQFKWSPEHIATVKKRAMDALERASKYANREDTVNSVHEIRLALFDLGRVIVMKNNELGIIKPSEVLSGVRMLDPIAYQLFLRTFKLKGLEEEDLTGILEDVKHWLGIAEERCKAMKPAPREAVESLAQAQREYYGAMMLTVNGDYELAVLEMRHSIHSIGVALLAMDGVNDLAGSALVDELRERETEFYDQILVEYGAFDFQPKGIERSIGEAKFIAQRL; translated from the coding sequence TTGATAGACGTACGGAAGAAGTTCCGCGAGGCACTTCAGGACACAGTTGACATCTGGAAGGCCAGACCACAGGTGAAGGGAGTGTTCGTGCACGGGTCTTACGCCGGAGGGACCGCTACCTTCGAGTCAGACTTGGATGTGGGTGTGATCTGGGATTCGGATGATGCACCAGTGGAACTCCTCAGTGAACACAAGGGGGTCCGCATTGATATGACCTTCCTCACACCCAAGCAGATAGACAGCGTCCTGAAGGGAGAGCAGTCGGATCCGCTTCGAGTAGCAGAGGTGATGGGGAGGCTCAAGAACGCGCAGATTGCACTGGACACGGACGGGACGCTGAGCAAGTGGAAGGAGAAGGCCGCCCAGTTCAAGTGGTCGCCCGAACACATCGCGACTGTGAAGAAGAGAGCGATGGACGCGCTTGAGCGAGCGAGCAAGTACGCCAACCGGGAAGACACGGTCAACTCGGTCCATGAGATTCGACTTGCGCTCTTTGACCTGGGCAGGGTCATCGTGATGAAGAACAACGAGCTCGGCATCATCAAGCCGTCCGAGGTGCTCAGTGGGGTGAGAATGCTGGACCCAATAGCATACCAGCTGTTCCTGCGGACATTCAAACTCAAGGGCCTGGAGGAGGAGGACCTGACTGGCATACTCGAAGACGTCAAGCACTGGTTGGGCATTGCAGAAGAGCGATGCAAGGCAATGAAGCCAGCCCCTCGAGAAGCCGTCGAGTCCCTCGCTCAGGCACAGAGAGAGTACTATGGCGCGATGATGTTGACTGTCAATGGCGACTACGAGTTGGCGGTCCTAGAGATGCGACACTCCATTCACTCTATCGGCGTGGCACTCCTTGCCATGGATGGAGTCAATGACTTGGCAGGAAGCGCCCTTGTCGACGAACTCAGGGAACGCGAGACGGAGTTCTACGACCAGATACTTGTAGAATATGGTGCCTTTGACTTCCAGCCCAAGGGAATAGAGAGGAGCATAGGTGAAGCCAAGTTCATCGCTCAGAGGCTCTGA